A section of the Bacillus pumilus genome encodes:
- the rpsN gene encoding 30S ribosomal protein S14, producing MAKKSKIAKEKKRQQLVLKYAELRKELKEQGDYEALRKLPRDSSPTRLKNRCELTGRPRGYLRKFKMSRIAFRELAYKGHIPGVKKSSW from the coding sequence GTGGCAAAGAAATCTAAAATTGCTAAAGAAAAAAAGCGGCAGCAGCTTGTATTGAAATATGCTGAATTAAGAAAAGAGTTAAAAGAACAAGGTGACTATGAAGCTTTACGGAAATTACCTAGAGACTCTTCCCCTACCCGCTTAAAAAACCGCTGTGAATTAACCGGTCGCCCTAGAGGTTACTTACGAAAATTTAAAATGTCTAGAATTGCTTTTCGTGAGCTTGCCTATAAGGGCCACATTCCAGGAGTGAAAAAATCGAGTTGGTAA